AGTTCCCAGGCAGCACACAGGCTCGGTACTTAATATGTATACAAATTGATTTCACATTATTGTACTGTATATGAAATATCATATGGAAAGTGGTTAACATCTATCAGTTTGGCACACTTTGTAATGTAACAGAACAACAGTCCTGATCACTGGAAGGTAGAGAGTAACCCCATTATTGGAAGGCAGAGAGTAATCACCCCATTATTAGAAGGTAGAGAGTAATCACCCCATTATTGGAAGGTAGAGAGTAATAACCCCATTATTGGAAGGTAGAGAGTAATAACCCCATTATTGGAAGGTAGAGAGTAATAACCCCATTATTGGAAGGTAGAGAGTAATAATCCCATTATTGGAAGGTAGAGAGTAATAACCCCATTATTGGAAGGTAGAGAGTAATAACCCCATTATTGGAAGGTACATGCTACAAGTTATAACAAAATAATGTATTTTGTGTTATATGTATCTAATCTTTTGTATTAGCTTTTGGGTTTTATCTAGCACGTATTGTACACCTTGACGAGAATAACTTGGAATGTTTCAGTATTTGAGATCAGAAAAAATGACATATCAAATGCCTCGGTCAACAACTCTTTCTCTTCATAAAGTATGAGGAAACCTGCCTTGTGGGCTGGACCTGGAGTTCCCACTAGTAAATACATGGAACATCAATAATATGCTCCAATTAAGATCAAACACCATCCAAATTATCATGGTTTCCGGACTAAAAATGTCTTTGGTGCTTTTTGACTAAATGGTTTGGggctttcaaactgagaataaatTGCAAACCCTAATTATTCATACTAGTCCATGACAGAAGATCTTATGTGAAAACTTGGTTAAACAAGGCTAAGTAAAGCTGGAGGAAGCCAGATAAACCTGGAGGAGGCTAGGTTAGGCTGGGCTAGGCTAAGTATAGCTGATGGTGAGCAAGCTTTAGGCATCCATCGTTGCACCAGTACTGCTAAATACTTAACTATTTCCTGGTTGATACTTTTTATATTCttgcattaataaatttataaacatatTTAATGTACAGTATTTAAGATGGTCATGTATGTGTTTTGCTCGAGTGATGATAATCATTATAGAGAGGGACCACTAAAAAGAACTCTACTCCAATTAAATCAACTATTGTTTGAATAGGCCTATATTCAATTAAAATGGTTTGGGATAACAAATTACCAATTTGCATAAACCATCATTGTGCATGAATTTACAAGAACCTTGTGCTCAGTCCAGGCACAAAGAATTTGTGCCTGGATACATAGCATTGCATTCTTTTTCCTTTAATTCCATTGCTATCTATGTCTCAGCAGCAGTTATGGCGCAAAGaggagaaaaaacaaaaattctaGTCTATTGAGCAGTAAATTTATCATGGCTTCTCCAACACCGGACTCTTTGCTGGTATTTCTAATGCAGAGTTATTCTGGTCTGTTTAAAAAGACTTCAGCAGATGCCCAAGATTTATTCTAATAGCAAATTCTTTCCAACCATTAACCTACATGTTGGTTCTTACGTCACATAACATTTATTTGGGGAGCTGCTCTGCATGTCATAGAATTATCTCGTCTCATGTTTATCAACTTCACTTGCTGATACCATACAAATACAAATTTCATTAAACTAGGGGGAATAGTTACTACTGTATGAGTGTACTAATATTTTAGTCATTTTTAATAATGTATATAACAAATAAATGAAGCCAAAAACAAGTggtggtacagtactgtatttgtgatGTTCGGCTGAGAGAATCTCTCCGAACTACCTTCATGTTCTAGCATGAGTAAACAACATCCCAGAAGATATTTGAAGGTTAACAATTCCAGTTCATCACAATCTGGACTACTGAGGTTCCACTGAGTATGTacattgtgtatttttttttttttaaattggagAATTCTAATGGTTATTAGGAAAAATACATTTTGTGTGATATTTCTACATTAAACCTCCCCAAAGAGGCCAGGTTCCAATTGTTTGCTAGAGGTTCTTCATGGCTGAGGTAcagtatgaaaaaaaaactttgctCTCTTCTTACTAGTAGAGGGATAAACTAAATTGCGGACAATTATAGCAAATCAAATAATCTAGCATAGTTTATCCTTTACATAAATATTTAGCTACAGTATATGTTTGCTGATACAGCAAAATGTATTATGCATTTATAAATACTGTATTtcaataatataggtagattctttTAATACACAACTGACTCCTACAAGACACATTTACATAATCTACATACAGTATACTAAAAATTATCATAAAATAGCACCTTTCATGGGAACGATATTTCCCATTTTGAAAATGTAACATAAATACTTCAGATAAAAAATGGAAGattatatgcagacgaggagtcacaataacatggctgaaatatgttgaccaacccacacactagaaagtaaagggacgacgatgtttcggtccgtcctggaccattctcaagtcgattgtcttgactgGAAGATTATATTTTTATGTTCAATGTGTACTGGAGTTGAAGTGCGAGGCAGTCtgtcgtgatgatgatgatgatgctccCGCAACAACTTGGTCTGCCTCAGGGTCAATGTTCCCTCTGTTGGAGAATAACAAATTCAGTTACAAGTAttaactccacacattctctcagAAATATGAGATCTGAAATACAATCAAATGAACTAGTTCATTCTCAATTTGTGTCCAGGGAAGCACAAAGCTCATCTGGATTCAGTTAGATTTATAAGAGCCCCTTCTGGCACTCTGAAACTATCTGGCCGTGATGCCTTCCCGATTCCTAGGTTGCATTAACTGTAGAGTTCTGTTCAACCCACCGGGAACCAGACACAGAACCTGGCCAGCTCATAGAGGCACAGGTAGCAAGTGACTTGACGCATCACAAGGAAAGGCACGCAGAAAGTCAGAGAACCAAATACAGACCACTGCTTGGTTTAAGAGACTGAGGTCTCTCAACCAGCAAATGAACTCCATTAACATAAACAAGCAATTAAGTCTTTTGAATCAAGCATGTGCTAGTTTCCCAAACCTTCCCACTAgtttggggggaaaggggggttgGCTCATGCTATCCACTGACAAGAGCCCTCAGTTCTGTCACTGATGCAGTGTGGGCAACATGTCTGCTATAAGGTTCCTAGGTCATCAGCAAACCATGGCAGGTCCCGGTGCTTTCCACCTAAGTGCATTTCTTGAACTTTATGCTGTGTGGCCTCCAgacacacatgatgcacccctggccgaactgaccaagcatcaacaaccaacAGACCCCTTCTGGAAATAAGCTGAATTCTTCAACAGAAAAGGAGCTGGCTGGAGATGAGCAAATTTACCCCATGGACCAAAGAAACAAAAAGTCCAGTACCGGAGGAGAGCACAAAGCTCAGCAACACTGCAACCAGAAGCCAGAGAGACCAgtaaaaagctttgctaaagaaaTCGCAGACAGAAGGGGACACAGAAAACTGAGtagaagaaaacatggagcacccgGTCTAGAGACCAAGTCGGCTCCAGCTGTGCATAAGCAGGCAGACGGTGAAACAATGCATCAGACGGCTTCCAAAATGGAGCCGAGGAAGTATAAACCCCAAACGCAAGCTGCAGTGGATCTGTCAGCACTGCATGATATGAAGCGACAATATTCTGTAGGAGATGCCAATCAAGCAACAACCACAACAGAAAGGAAAGAACCACCCACTCAAAAACAGATGAACAATGTTTACGAGAGAGGATATAATGGAACGACCACCAAGAAACTACATACTGCCATCTCGAGGAAACCCGCAGGGGGGACACATCAACTTTTTACAGTCACCGGAACACCATAACGTTGGCAATAGAGCCATGTCAGAAACTCCAGACGTGAAGAGCAGAAGAGAAGGTCGAACCAGCGAAATACATCATTGAACCGACCTCCAGAATAAGCCACGAAAAAAGAACCAGTTCAGACACCAATCAAGCACTGGAAACCATGGCTAGGGCagccaccaaagagccagaaggaTCATCTTTTCCTTGGACTAACCACACCAAGACCAACATTTGGACTGGAAAAAAGAAGTACAGAAACCCCCCACCTCAACCTGTCCATCCAAAAGGTGTCCGCCACAAAGGCCTCTCAGTTGGAGAACAGTGCTGTATAATGAGGGAGATGCCAGAACCAAGCCGAAATGATGAGGTCCACATCCAGGTGACCGAACGTCTCGCAGTCAGAGGAATGAGGCAACGTCAACGGTCCACTTCGAGGAGATGGGACGGAACCGAGACATACCGTTGGCAAGGACATTGTataacatatttctaatgttgggaaaaaatatatgaaattttaaTTCATTTAGTTTGGCCATACGATTGTGAGGTGAAGACTTGTCCTAATCTGAAAATTAATTTTCTagtaaactatttgtaatacatctcTCCTTATTATAAATATCTTCCTGGTCCATAAAAGTTCATCATTAAATGGAAGGTGATGTACCCGACATGGTGCCAATTCTTTAAATAATGCTCATTAAGGTATTAAAGCCTTTCAGGATTTTTTCCCAATATGCCAAACAATTGCCAGAGGTCTCTTAATGTTGAATGACAGCCACATACATTATTTAGGAATTTTGAATATTAAGGTAAGTTAAATCATTTCCAGGTACAGTACTGCAATTGCAGCATATGAGCCGACTGCTCTAAAGTGATTGGAGCAGTGTACGTGTTAACATGAATAGTGATATCCAGCATTAATTTATTTGTAGCTGTCCACCGTACTAATGCAAATGCACCAAAATTATCAAACCAAATGTATTTTCTTGTAAAtatgttacacaaaataaataaaaccaaaataAAGGTTTTAGTGTGAAAGAGGATGACTTAAGAGTTACATACCTAGTAGTGAGTGGTGAGAGGCAGAGGGCACACAACCACAAGGGTCACACTCACCTGTGGTAGTGCTCAGACTCCGTGTCAGAAGCCACAGTAACCTCCACCTCAAAGCCTCGCTCCGAACCTGAAAGTTATCATTTAACATAAATCTCGTGCACGGTGAAATCACATCAACATGATGTATCAGTGAGAATATCGGTAGAAGCCATGCTTGAGAGTACCAAGTGTGTGGATTTCAATGCAGTAATCCTCCTGATCCTACTGGATCAGTAGATCAGGAaaatcctactgattttctcataaaTCTCATCTGATAAGTTTATATTAAAATGGTTTACTAATATTTCAGTGcatcattataatatatatacaacttgATTTGGTCTTTCATTTGTTTATACTGTATTCAACACTTAATTATTCTGGTTTTAGTCATAGAGAGATCTCAAACTGTAAAATAATTTGAAGCAATTGGGTAGCATCATTAGAAGGACATCATAGAGGTTTGTTGTTTTTATTCATAATTAAGTATTGTACAGTTATGCACATACTATACAGTACATTGCTATAAATACTGCATGTACAATGTTGTACTTAAGTACAGTTATATGTTTCATGACAGTGTAAATGGTGGAGAGGActcatactgtatatatatttttgacaATACAGTACAATATTATGAAGTACAGTAAACACTTTGAAGTACAGTATGCCACAACACGAGATCAGGAACAGCATCCTACGTGAGACCAGGGACAGAATCCTACATCAGAAAAGGGATCATATTTCTCTTATTTTTTCATCTAATATTCTTCTGAGAACAATTGCCAGTTATCCAATGACTACTGTTTAATTTCTCAACACGAattaaaataacaaaaattacATGGAAATATACTGTACAAAAGTAATGTCTTCATATAATATTGTGTAAATTAAGCGACTCATACTTACTAATGGAGTCATTACGCATGTTTAAAGACCAGGGCCTTGTCTGCATCTCTCTTTGTAAGTCCCAGTGACTGTTATCCATCTCTATCCCTCCATCGTCAGCTGCACTGTTTTCATCCCTCGTCAAGTCAAAGATCTCGGTGACTTGAACCTTGAAAATTTTTAAAACATTAGCAACTTTTTTCTTTAGCAGTAAACACAACATACATTAGAACCCAgcatttaattacagtatatgaaaATAGTAAATCTTTATCCACCAACTTTATACAGTACTATAACTGGTAAATAATTAGCAGTTATAGTATTAGACATTAATACTATAATGGACCAGTATTAGACATAGTCTAATACTGGTActaaattataatataattataaataatagTATAATTAAATTATAAGTATTATAAAATACTAACCTAAATTGGCATATTTAACATATTTATAGCATAAATAATGTTGATTTGCACCAAAATAATGTAAGTAGTCAGTGGAGGACCAGTGAGTAAGTGAGAGGAGAAAAATGCAATTGATACTATCACATCTGATTTGCTCAAGTTGCCAGTTAAATCATTTTATACCTGGCTGAATGCTGCTTCATTTTGCAGCTTGTCTGGCTGGTTTGCCGAGTAGCTGATTGGTTGGTTAAATGACTGGCTGTCTAATTACTGgccacatggtggtggtgatgtgttagATCAGTAGAAACTGTACACAACTTGAAATCTATATATGCTTATTAGATGAGCTTCAGTTCCTGGCCCTGCCTTTCAGTCATCTACTATAATGGTTTCTGACCCCTCTTACTTATGAGACCTACTCTGAAAACTACATACAATATGTAGTAGTTGAGTTGAGCCTAACTCCAGGTATGGAGTCAGGCTCAACTACCTCCACCTTTTAGCCCATTCCACTTGCTCCCTACTCTTACTTGGAAGAAGTACACTCTCTTATGTTACTATTGCTCATCTAAATTTATAGTTCCACCTATGTCCTCTTTTCTTGCCTCTCTTTTTGCTAAGCATTTAGTTTTGTCTAAGTCGCAAATGTTCACTAATACTCCTGTTATGTTATGATCATGTTACCTTTTTTCTAACTTAGTAAGATCTAGTTCCCTttgcctctcctcatagttcagtTCCTTAATTCCACCACTGTGTAATGTGACAACTTTGTGGTGCACTTCTTAAATAATTATTAACATTAACTAAACAATTTAAAAAttagaaaaatgtcaaaatattgtgaAAATTTAACAATTTTCATTTAAAATCACAAGTTTTTGGCAGTACCCATTGGGCGCCTTAAGGCACTATGCGTAGTGCAGTGGTTCAGGGATCAGTCTTGTATCAAACCTTAAGATTTTTTGTTTTTCCTTGTGTTTTTAAGTGAGGATCCCACACTGGGGCTACATAGTTTAATGCTGGTCTAACATGGGCAGTGCGAATAGTTTAATGCTGGTCTAACATGGGCAGTGCGAATAGTTTAATGCTGGTCTAACATGGGCAGTGCGAATAGTTTAATGCTGGTTTAACATGGGCAGTGTACATAGTTTAATAATGTTTATATAATAAGtttataggtcttaataaccctcctgcaGATGATAGGCCTTAATCTCTCTCCCTTAAGCCCAACACTAAACCATATACTGTACCTGCTTCCTAAAAGTATCTCTGTAAATGAAAAGAACTTTACACTAAATATTCAAATGTAGGGTATTACCAATATCATTAGTGAGTAGTGACTTATCTCACTGTGTGGTTGAgtgttgggtacacacacacaccacactcattaATGATTAGTGACTTACCTCATTGTTGTCATCCAAATAGTAATATGCCATCAGGGCTTCTTGGTGAGTTGTAACATCCAGAATTTGTTCAAAAGCATCATCACTAATATGTCCCGTAGGAATTTCATCAACTAAATCATAAAGACTGGGGTCGGACACATCATTCAGCGATGGTCTACGAGACACCGCTCTCGAGACAGCTCGGGAAGCAGCACGAGATGCCATGCGAGAACCTGCTCGAGATATGGACCGTGAGGCACAGCGTAGAGCAACCTCAGTCAAGGCTTGTGATTCCAACTGCATGGCATCCTTGTGACTTTGTGGCACTCCCTTCCTGTTTGATCACATCAGAACATTACACAAAGTAAGTACTATGCAGTGCAAAATTAATATCATTGTGgtgacacagagatcacactaacgtgatgcatcaaatgaacaaatcctaggatgtctgggatgctcccggacgcaggttcgaatcctcgtcacggcccttgtggatttgtttatcatTGTGGTGCATTGTGATCAATGAGGTGAAGGTGTGATGGGGCCAGTGagtgaatgtactcacctagttgtgcttgcgggtgctaagctttgtctctttggtcccacctcttaaccgtcaatcaactggtgtacagattcccaagcctactgggctcttatcatatctacatttgaaactgtgtatggagtctgcatccactacatcacttcctagtgcattccatttgttaactactttgacacttaaaaagttcattctaatgtGTCTATGGCTCATATGGgttctaagtttccacctgtgtccccttgttcgttatccacccatgctaaagagtttgtctttgtccaccctgtcaattcccaataatttttgtaggtggttatcatgtctcgccTTACtcgtctgttttccagggacgtgagattcagctcctttagcctttcctcgtagctcatacctctcagttccaggacgagtctgatggcataccgctgaatcttctcttaactctgtcttgtgtttaactagatatggactccaaagctggagctgcatattccaggatatgTAGATTAGTTGAaagttgtgttggtgtgtgaaaGTAGATGCTCAAAATAAATGTGGACAAAGTAAAGTAAtggtgaaggagagagaaggaactTTGCTCTGTGAAATTAGTATAAATAGAGAAGGAACATGAGCAAAATTAAGTACAGAATGTACTGCACTTATTTGTATAACAACTAATATACTTTAACTTACACATCATCCAGATCAAGAGTGAAGTCAAAGTTGTGACGGTTTTGGAGGTGCTGCATCTCCACCTCGCCTGGAAACCCAAAGTTTAGTAAGATTTCAAGTGTATCAGTAGGTAAGAACAAGTACAACTGTAGAAAGGAGCAGTCACTGCCCGTGTAGTGGCCAGAGTATATCAGTATACACAGCTGCAAGGACCAGTTATATGTTCCCTCAAGGTACTCCACCGCTGTGAGTGGGGCCGCCTTTGTAAAACctgtttcagacatttcaaatgtCCAATTGTTAAAACACTCGAAGTATTACCCAAAATAAGAATTAGTGAGCACTGCAGTGGGCTTGTTGGCTCATACTAAGCAGGTAAAAGTGATACActagctcatgcaatatattaatTTGGTGTATTTCATTTTAGCCCCTTTTTGGACACTAGCAACAAAGAGTAGCAAGTTGTTGGCCATTAAAAGGTAGATTCATCTCTACCTCAAAATTCTATATTTAGCTTTTAATTTATTATGTAGCAATCTTAAATATACCTTTACTTTAATTACCTCAAGGCCAATATAGATTCATAAAATCAATCACACATTCAGTACAACTAAGTGAAAAATTAGCTTCAGTACTGCAAATTATTTAGCTGCCCCTTTGCAAATCCTGTAAGAACATCTTTATTACCTGAGGACTACATATTGTCAACAAAACAATTTTGAGAGAAGAAATTGGTGTACGTTTAACTCTTCACAAGTTGAGATGGTTTTGTCAGCGGGTCCAAGACATATCAGGCCAGCCCGAGACATAGACATACAGGGATACCGGGTTCTACACATTAAGACATAATACAATCACATGGGAATTATCACAGGTAAGGCCTCAAGTATGCAAGTGAGTATGCTCACTGTCTTCAACAGATTAATTAATTCTGGCTACTGTATCTGATTGGATGGGCTAAACATGACACACTGCCAGTGGCTTCTGGCACTACACACATGGTCTCTCACCAGACATTAGGTGAGCGCAGGCAACCTTCAGCTCCCCAGCAGTGTTGTGGCAACACCTTGAGTAATAGGTGAGGAAGGAATGACACATCAACAATTTACTCACAAATTTTGTTATTGGCTCATAATGAGCATGGCTTTGGAGGGAACACTGCTGTAGGAGCAACTCTGTTTCAGTACCTTTAGTTAACATTAACCACACCTGCCCTATGTTTGCTTTTTAGTGCCtttatttcttcttcttctttcatgAGGCCAGCAAGCTTCTTTTTTTTTCCAAAGGTTTCAAGATGTAATTCTGTCAAAAGTGCAATGTCTATGGgaataaaatacaaaatattcCATATTAAACAAACTGTACTATACACTGTATGACACTACTGTATTACAGTATCCTTAGATGCACTCACTGGATGTACTTTGAGAATTACTCATCCTAGCATTCAACCTTCAAATTTTATTCATTTCTTCTTTCAAATGCTAAGAAAGATACAATGGTACATCAATGGAGGTGATATCTTTACCACTATTCCCACCTGAGAATTGAGTGATGGCCAACTGGCAAGAGAACTTGCTCTCGTGTCGGTGTCGATGGTGCAAGGGAGACTGTTTTGATGATCGGATAAGAGCCTGCACCAGGGAGATAATTTGATTGGCCAAGTTCTTGATATCACTGGCTGTTGGGGCTGAACCCATGAACCTGTTGAGTAAGAAGATGTCATCTAATTTTAACTGTATAATGTGTTATTCTATGTATCTGTGGCCCAGTACTCCAAAAAGACCTAAAAATTTAAGTAAAGGGAATTCTTTCTATGTTGATAAAAtatggctatttttgttgaatggGTCGTCATGGGAACAACCTGTAATCgaataataatacagtaaatgAACTAGTTACTAAGTGATTAACTGAATAACATTAACTCAATTAGCCAATACCACTTGTCTGAAAATGTAGCCAGTAGTCATGCACCCCTGGCTGCACCAGATGAGTGAATGATACAGTACTCAGTCAGCCAGCAAGGACCCTCCATAACCTGGGCTGCCATCTAGTTGTGGTTGGGCGCACAACAGCTGGGGTCTTTACCCCCACAGCAATGATTGTCTGCTTTGTTTTTCTCGGATTTATTAATTTCCTTCAAGCAGATGACTGAGAGTCTTGGAGGCGTGGTGTGATTTCCTAAggcttagcaacccccaatactgtacagtacctcAAGTAGCTACTGgtgaattgtatttttttttcctCAATCACTTTGAGACAGATAAATATCCTTACCCAAAGAATTCCACAATTTAATTTTACCAACTACTCAATGTATCATCAGattctgtacagtacagtatataaatagcTAAAAAGAAATAGAAAAAGCTTACATATCAGCATACTGCACACAAATAAAGTAGCTATAAATATTGTGACGTGCTCGCAGATGCGctaagagcaccaccaccaacaaagccCTGTATAAAGGCTCCTACTAGTAGTCTACGTCGTCCCATTCAGACAGCACACAGGCATTACCCCAACAATTAGACTGGACGGCAGATACTCACTTGAGGAAAGCGGCATAGGCAACATCAAAGGGTAAGACATAAGGCAATGTTAATATGGAGAGGAGCTTCATGGACTTGTGTTTGAAGACCCAGTTCATGAGACCTTGGTTGGCCTTGTTAATAGCATCTTGGAGAATACTTCCAACGGCTTCTGGCAACTGATCAATGATGGCTTCCTGttgataagttgtgtattaacacCAATTATTCTTGTACAATTACAAGTATTGTTCAGCAATCCAAATTTTCATGTCAAgtaaatataacaaaaaatatagCAGAACAAATCAGAACCATTCTATACAGGTATACTAGATTAACTTATGTTTACTAGGTGTGAAAATTAATATGCATTCTATACAGATAACATTTAATGTGTTTTGCATTAAATATAGGACAATCTACAAAGCTTTAGAACCAAGATATTAAATGAGGCTTTCAATAAaaacccagtgttgaatgtaatgaaataaatTTCTAGTCGGACCCTCCTAGATAAAGAGAGCATTATCTCTCACCCTTCACACTATGGGGAGAATTAAAGGGCTT
The DNA window shown above is from Procambarus clarkii isolate CNS0578487 chromosome 65, FALCON_Pclarkii_2.0, whole genome shotgun sequence and carries:
- the bmm gene encoding 1-acylglycerol-3-phosphate O-acyltransferase Pnpla3 isoform X4; its protein translation is MNFSFAGCGFLGIYHVGVAACLKKYAPNLLLNKISGASAGALAAVCLLCDSPLGTITSSVLKTATEARRRTLGPFSPTFNIEKLLREGLLSVLPDDAHLIVSGKLFISVTRISDGKNILLSQFDTKEDLIQAVMCSCFIPGISGWLPPTFHGVRYIDGVCSNNLPHLDDLTVTVSPFAGHSQICPRDHEYISYSINLANTSIELSKENLYRFARILFPPPPKVLNKMCQQGFNDALDFLQRNNLINCTRCLAVQSRFNLTESHEAHNGSVHEMDCFDCHQQRKEAIIDQLPEAVGSILQDAINKANQGLMNWVFKHKSMKLLSILTLPYVLPFDVAYAAFLKFMGSAPTASDIKNLANQIISLVQALIRSSKQSPLHHRHRHESKFSCQLAITQFSGEVEMQHLQNRHNFDFTLDLDDVKGVPQSHKDAMQLESQALTEVALRCASRSISRAGSRMASRAASRAVSRAVSRRPSLNDVSDPSLYDLVDEIPTGHISDDAFEQILDVTTHQEALMAYYYLDDNNEVQVTEIFDLTRDENSAADDGGIEMDNSHWDLQREMQTRPWSLNMRNDSISSERGFEVEVTVASDTESEHYHRGNIDPEADQVVAGASSSSSRQTASHFNSSTH
- the bmm gene encoding patatin-like phospholipase domain-containing protein 2 isoform X3, which translates into the protein MNFSFAGCGFLGIYHVGVAACLKKYAPNLLLNKISGASAGALAAVCLLCDSPLGTITSSVLKTATEARRRTLGPFSPTFNIEKLLREGLLSVLPDDAHLIVSGKLFISVTRISDGKNILLSQFDTKEDLIQALICSAFIPGFSGWACPKVQGIRYIDGGFSNNLPEMDENTVTVAPFCGEADICPKDSTAGLMTINLANTSIELSKENLYRFARILFPPPPKVLNKMCQQGFNDALDFLQRNNLINCTRCLAVQSRFNLTESHEAHNGSVHEMDCFDCHQQRKEAIIDQLPEAVGSILQDAINKANQGLMNWVFKHKSMKLLSILTLPYVLPFDVAYAAFLKFMGSAPTASDIKNLANQIISLVQALIRSSKQSPLHHRHRHESKFSCQLAITQFSGEVEMQHLQNRHNFDFTLDLDDVKGVPQSHKDAMQLESQALTEVALRCASRSISRAGSRMASRAASRAVSRAVSRRPSLNDVSDPSLYDLVDEIPTGHISDDAFEQILDVTTHQEALMAYYYLDDNNEVQVTEIFDLTRDENSAADDGGIEMDNSHWDLQREMQTRPWSLNMRNDSISSERGFEVEVTVASDTESEHYHRGNIDPEADQVVAGASSSSSRQTASHFNSSTH
- the bmm gene encoding 1-acylglycerol-3-phosphate O-acyltransferase Pnpla3 isoform X1; protein product: MNFSFAGCGFLGIYHVGVAACLKKYAPNLLLNKISGASAGALAAVCLLCDSPLGTITSSVLKTATEARRRTLGPFSPTFNIEKLLREGLLSVLPDDAHLIVSGKLFISVTRISDGKNILLSQFDTKEDLIQAILCSAFIPGFSGWLPISFRGVRYIDGGFSDNLPILDDNTITVSPFSGESDICPRDSHVNFMQALICSAFIPGFSGWACPKVQGIRYIDGGFSNNLPEMDENTVTVAPFCGEADICPKDSTAGLMTINLANTSIELSKENLYRFARILFPPPPKVLNKMCQQGFNDALDFLQRNNLINCTRCLAVQSRFNLTESHEAHNGSVHEMDCFDCHQQRKEAIIDQLPEAVGSILQDAINKANQGLMNWVFKHKSMKLLSILTLPYVLPFDVAYAAFLKFMGSAPTASDIKNLANQIISLVQALIRSSKQSPLHHRHRHESKFSCQLAITQFSGEVEMQHLQNRHNFDFTLDLDDVKGVPQSHKDAMQLESQALTEVALRCASRSISRAGSRMASRAASRAVSRAVSRRPSLNDVSDPSLYDLVDEIPTGHISDDAFEQILDVTTHQEALMAYYYLDDNNEVQVTEIFDLTRDENSAADDGGIEMDNSHWDLQREMQTRPWSLNMRNDSISSERGFEVEVTVASDTESEHYHRGNIDPEADQVVAGASSSSSRQTASHFNSSTH
- the bmm gene encoding 1-acylglycerol-3-phosphate O-acyltransferase Pnpla3 isoform X2 — its product is MNFSFAGCGFLGIYHVGVAACLKKYAPNLLLNKISGASAGALAAVCLLCDSPLGTITSSVLKTATEARRRTLGPFSPTFNIEKLLREGLLSVLPDDAHLIVSGKLFISVTRISDGKNILLSQFDTKEDLIQAILCSAFIPGFSGWLPISFRGVRYIDGGFSDNLPILDDNTITVSPFSGESDICPRDSHVNFMQINLANTSIELSKENLYRFARILFPPPPKVLNKMCQQGFNDALDFLQRNNLINCTRCLAVQSRFNLTESHEAHNGSVHEMDCFDCHQQRKEAIIDQLPEAVGSILQDAINKANQGLMNWVFKHKSMKLLSILTLPYVLPFDVAYAAFLKFMGSAPTASDIKNLANQIISLVQALIRSSKQSPLHHRHRHESKFSCQLAITQFSGEVEMQHLQNRHNFDFTLDLDDVKGVPQSHKDAMQLESQALTEVALRCASRSISRAGSRMASRAASRAVSRAVSRRPSLNDVSDPSLYDLVDEIPTGHISDDAFEQILDVTTHQEALMAYYYLDDNNEVQVTEIFDLTRDENSAADDGGIEMDNSHWDLQREMQTRPWSLNMRNDSISSERGFEVEVTVASDTESEHYHRGNIDPEADQVVAGASSSSSRQTASHFNSSTH
- the bmm gene encoding patatin-like phospholipase domain-containing protein 2 isoform X5, which translates into the protein MNFSFAGCGFLGIYHVGVAACLKKYAPNLLLNKISGASAGALAAVCLLCDSPLGTITSSVLKTATEARRRTLGPFSPTFNIEKLLREGLLSVLPDDAHLIVSGKLFISVTRISDGKNILLSQFDTKEDLIQINLANTSIELSKENLYRFARILFPPPPKVLNKMCQQGFNDALDFLQRNNLINCTRCLAVQSRFNLTESHEAHNGSVHEMDCFDCHQQRKEAIIDQLPEAVGSILQDAINKANQGLMNWVFKHKSMKLLSILTLPYVLPFDVAYAAFLKFMGSAPTASDIKNLANQIISLVQALIRSSKQSPLHHRHRHESKFSCQLAITQFSGEVEMQHLQNRHNFDFTLDLDDVKGVPQSHKDAMQLESQALTEVALRCASRSISRAGSRMASRAASRAVSRAVSRRPSLNDVSDPSLYDLVDEIPTGHISDDAFEQILDVTTHQEALMAYYYLDDNNEVQVTEIFDLTRDENSAADDGGIEMDNSHWDLQREMQTRPWSLNMRNDSISSERGFEVEVTVASDTESEHYHRGNIDPEADQVVAGASSSSSRQTASHFNSSTH